A window of Candidatus Glassbacteria bacterium genomic DNA:
TGAGCAGCCCGAGTTTCCCGTCGAGAACCAGTGTCGAGCTGCCGTAAATGATTCCCAGCGGATTTTTCAGGTCGTGGCTGAGCATGCGCACGAAATCCTCGCGCATCTGCTCGATCTCTCGCTCCCGGGTAACATCGCGGAACACCGTGACAGCCGCCACAGGATGCCCGTCATCGTCCCCGATCACTTTCCCCGTCCCGTCGGTAACCGGCCTGCTGGTGACGAGGTAATGGCTTTCATCGCAAACAAACTCCACGCCGGCCCCTTGCGCCTCGCCTGCCTTTTCGATCACCGCGCTTACCTCGTCAGAGATATCCATATCCCCCAGCTCAGCCCCCGGACTGAACCGGTCTTCTCTCCCGGCGAATCTGGAAAGAAACGGCTCGTTGGCGGTCAACACCCGGCCCTTGCGGTCGATCACCACCACCGCCTCGGCCAGGCTGTTGAGAATCGTCTCGGTTTTCCCTTTTTCCGTATCCAGCAGGCGCTGGTACTGGCGGCGCATCTCATCCCGGTCCTGCTGGCGGGCGAGCACTTCCTCATAAACCGTGTCGCGCGTGAGGTTGAACGCCTCGACCGCCCGCGCCGCCAGTTCCGCCGACTCCCCCTGGGCGTCGAAACTGTACACCGGCTCGTCTGAACCGTCACGGGCGATTACCCCGGCCGCAGCGAGTTCTTCCAGGTCGAGAGTAACATCACCTGCGGAGCGGTTCAGCCAGCGCGCCACGCCCTCCGGGTTGTCCATGGCGAACGGATGCTGCTGGAAATAGGCAAGAATTTCCAGCTTGGTGACCGTGTTGGCCACTTTGCGGATAAACTCTTTCAGCTCCTTGTCCAGAGCGGGCCTCCCGAAACGAAAAATGTGCTAAAGCTCGACATGGAACCTCTCGCCGTCGAACCGCAGCGGGGCGAAACAGGGGTAGCGGCCGGTGTGTTCCGGGTCCCAGGCGTGGTAGCAGATAACCAACCTGTCATCCGGCCCGTCGAACACGCTGTTGTGCCCAGTGCCGAGCTGGCTGCCGTGGGAGCGAAGGATTACCAACGGCTTATCGCCGTCGGTCAGCCTCGTGAACGGTCCCTCGGGCCTGTCTGAAACCGAGAGCAGGACGTGGTAGCTCCCGTCACGCCAGTTGCCCATGCTGGTAAACAGAAAATACCTGCCCGCATATGGAACCAGAAACGCGCCTTCCTCCCAGCCGACCGTCTCACCCGGAAACGCCTTGCGCGGTTCTCCAGCGGTTTCGGTGGGCGAAACCAGGCGGTCCACCAGCACCTGGCCGACATGCTCGTTGCCCTCGTTGCCGGTGAAAAACATCCAGCCGCCGCCATCATCTGTCCAGTTGGGGTTGGCGTCGATCGAGGTCTGAGCTGTCAGCCTGACTCCCTGGTCGAGATAAGGACCCTCGATCCGTTCGGCAATCCCCAGACGGACATAGCGCTTGTAGTTGTCTCCGTTGGAGTCGGCGGTGTAGTAGAGGTAGAACTTGCCGTCGCGGGCCATTATTTCCGGAGCCCAGTAGTTGGCGCGGCCGCTGCCCTCGTATTGCGGACGCCGCAGGATACCGCCGAGGTGCGTCCAGCTGCGGAGGTCAGCGGAGCGGTACATGTCGTAGAGCAGGCCGTTCGACCCACCATGAGCGCCGTGGTGGGTTCCGGTGATATACCAGGCGTCACCCCAGCGCATGCAGAACGGGTCAGGCATGGGATGGCCCAGTTCGATCCTGCGCCAACCCCCGGTTGCCAACGCAGTTCTCTCCTGTCCCGCCAGCCCCGGGGCTTTTGCGGCCAGGCCGGCAGCGGAAGCCAGGATAAAAGTACGGCGGTCGATGGCATCTCTCCTGAGCGAATCGTGAACCGGATCATCGCCGGGCCAGTGCGCTTTAGAACCCGCCGCCCTGACGTTCGCGCATCCGCCGTGTCGCCTGCGCCCAGCGGGTGGCGTCTTCGAGGATATCCTTGAGTTCCAGCCTGTCGGGACCCGAGCTTGCAGCTCCGCCGCCCATCACATCCACCGCTTTCTCGAACTTGTGCTTGACCTCGATCCCCTTGTCGCCGATCACGTACTCCTGGATCGACTTGTGATGGTCGGTTCCGCGCATTTTGAGGATCGCCACGGCGCGGTGGATTTCGCCCTCCAGTTCCACGTAGCGCAGCAGCACGAGGTTATCGAACAGTCCCAGCGTGCGGCGGCTGTCAATCTCCAGCGATCCGAACATCTTGTCCATTTCGAACGTGAACAGGCTGGTGACTCCGTGGTGGGCGAACAGTTTGAGCAGCGCGCCCAGGTAGTCGACCGTATATTCCTCGTCGTCCACACTCTGCATCAGCTGTGAGAGACTGTCTACCACCAGACGGCCGGGCTTGTGCTGGTCCAGCATGGATTTCAGTTCGTGAAGAAGCTCGTCGGGAGCCAGTTCGTGAGTGCTGCGGAAGAGGACTTTCAGCTTGCCGTCCCCGACATGTTTCTCCAGCCTGGCGCTGAACAGGCCGGTGGTTTCGAGAGCTTCGCTTTCATCGGCACCGAAGCGGACCAGCAGCACGGGTTCGCCGCCCTTGAGGCCATCGTACATGAACTGGGCCGCCAGCACGGATTTGCCCGTCCCGCTGCTGCCGGCCACCACGCTCGAACTGCCCGCGGGCAGCCCTCCCTGGCACATCAGGTCCAGGCCCTCGATCCCGGTTGAAACATGCGCCCTCGCCTGTTTCTTCCCTGTCTTTTTGCGCCCCTCGCCGTCGAGACCATGCAACGCGCCGCAGACCGGGTAGACCACCAGACCCGTATCGTTGAACCTCAGCGTGTGCTTGCCGGAAAGGTGCTTCTGCCCCCTGGATTTGACTACTTCCAGGAAGCGCTCCCGCCGCTGGCGGCCATGCTGCTCGTAAGAGAGGCGCACCACCGTATCGATGATATATTCCTCGATATTCGCGCCCTCGCGCTCGGTGGATTCGATCTCCTTGATCAGCACCGCGCTGCTGGTCAGTTTCATCAGCCCCGTAATAAACTTGCTGAGCAGGACGCGCAATTGCTGGGTGTTGTCCGTGAGGCGGCGGAAGTGGGTGATCGAGTCGACCATCACCCGGTTGGCGCCGATACTGCGCGAAATCCGGGAGAACCCGCTCTCGGGCTTGAGCAGCATGTCGCGGACAGCCTCGGGCGAGGACGGGATAATGCGGAGCAGGTTGCGGGATTCGAGGTGGCGGAGGTCCCAGCCGAACACGAGCGCGTCACGGTAAAGCTTTTCCGGTTCTTCCTCGAAGGTGATAATGATCCCGGGCTGGCCGAAATCCGCTGCCCCGCGATAGATATACTGCAAGCCCAGAGTGGTTTTACCCGCGCCTGGCGAACCCTCCACCAGCAGGCTGTTATCGGGGATTATCCCGCCAAAAAAGATTTCGTCCAGCCCCTCGGTCCCGGTTTTGATCAGTTCTCCCGCCATCATCTCTTCTTTCAGGTTCAGGCTTGCGCACCCGCATCGATCAGCACCTGAACCGCCAGGTCCTCATCGACATCGATCCCGTAGCTGCCATCAGCGTTTGCGGCCATCCCGCCGACCCCTGCGGC
This region includes:
- a CDS encoding family 43 glycosylhydrolase, which codes for MATGGWRRIELGHPMPDPFCMRWGDAWYITGTHHGAHGGSNGLLYDMYRSADLRSWTHLGGILRRPQYEGSGRANYWAPEIMARDGKFYLYYTADSNGDNYKRYVRLGIAERIEGPYLDQGVRLTAQTSIDANPNWTDDGGGWMFFTGNEGNEHVGQVLVDRLVSPTETAGEPRKAFPGETVGWEEGAFLVPYAGRYFLFTSMGNWRDGSYHVLLSVSDRPEGPFTRLTDGDKPLVILRSHGSQLGTGHNSVFDGPDDRLVICYHAWDPEHTGRYPCFAPLRFDGERFHVEL
- a CDS encoding AAA family ATPase, whose translation is MMAGELIKTGTEGLDEIFFGGIIPDNSLLVEGSPGAGKTTLGLQYIYRGAADFGQPGIIITFEEEPEKLYRDALVFGWDLRHLESRNLLRIIPSSPEAVRDMLLKPESGFSRISRSIGANRVMVDSITHFRRLTDNTQQLRVLLSKFITGLMKLTSSAVLIKEIESTEREGANIEEYIIDTVVRLSYEQHGRQRRERFLEVVKSRGQKHLSGKHTLRFNDTGLVVYPVCGALHGLDGEGRKKTGKKQARAHVSTGIEGLDLMCQGGLPAGSSSVVAGSSGTGKSVLAAQFMYDGLKGGEPVLLVRFGADESEALETTGLFSARLEKHVGDGKLKVLFRSTHELAPDELLHELKSMLDQHKPGRLVVDSLSQLMQSVDDEEYTVDYLGALLKLFAHHGVTSLFTFEMDKMFGSLEIDSRRTLGLFDNLVLLRYVELEGEIHRAVAILKMRGTDHHKSIQEYVIGDKGIEVKHKFEKAVDVMGGGAASSGPDRLELKDILEDATRWAQATRRMRERQGGGF